One Anopheles marshallii chromosome 3, idAnoMarsDA_429_01, whole genome shotgun sequence genomic region harbors:
- the LOC128715768 gene encoding UDP-glycosyltransferase UGT4-like, translated as MRPIKSNVGAVVFLWLAVTIAPDLVEPAKILSVFPTTSKSHWILGSSLMKELAQDGHEVTVISPFPLKKAPKNYRDVNIVYHTRLFDEIMDEVFDKIDDSIVEKMMELGRFMHEITNTTLASPEVQALINSEETFDLVVMEIFLNDAFLGFGNRFNCPIVGMSTFGASTWVNSLTGSPQPLSYVPHPMTSLTDKMNFWQRLGNVLFTAFDETLLKVMCDPIQQMYYKQYFPNATRTLDEMRRNGVSLVLVNSHFSLSFPRPYLPNLIEVGGFHVNRKTNPLPEDIKAFIEQSEHGVIYFSLGSNLKPSKMDQRKRNDIVRVLSSLKQNIIWKWDDDTLVLDKTKFLLGKWFPQDDILAHPNVKLFITHGGLLSCTESIYHGVPIVGIPIFGDQLLNMARAEQSGWGIGVAYTKLNEQTFSKAINDVLSDKSYATNVKTISRRLRDQPLAPMDTAKFWVEYVLRHDGAKHLISSAQDLNFMQYNNLDVYLFVCAVVATTLMLIRLSVKKLFNMLFRRKAKQISTKKRN; from the exons ATGAGGCCAATCAAGAGCAATGTTGGCGCGGTGGTCTTCTTGTGGTTGGCTGTCACAATAGCCCCGGATCTAGTAGAACCGGCTAAAATTCTTAGCGTATTTCCCACCACGTCCAAATCGCACTGGATACTCGGTTCGTCCCTTATGAAGGAGTTGGCACAGGATGGACACGAG GTAACAGTGATAAGTCCGTTCCCCTTGAAGAAAGCACCCAAGAACTACCGCGATGTAAATATCGTCTACCACACTCGACTGTTTGACg AAATCATGGACGAAGTGTTTGATAAAATCGATGACAGCATTGTGGAAAAAATGATGGAACTGGGAAGGTTTATGCATGAAATCACCAACACTACCCTCGCATCACCAGAAGTTCAAGCTCTGATCAATTCGGAAGAAACGTTCGATCTTGtcgtgatggaaatttttcTCAACGATGCCTTTCTTGGCTTTGGCAATCGCTTCAACTGTCCGATAGTTGGAATGTCAACCTTTGGCGCGTCAACGTGGGTAAATTCGCTCACCGGTTCACCACAGCCGCTATCGTACGTACCGCATCCAATGACGAGCTTAACTGATAAGATGAACTTCTGGCAACGGCTCGGTAACGTACTGTTCACAGCGTTTGATGAAACGCTGCTCAAGGTCATGTGTGATCCAATACAGCAGATGTATTACAAACAATACTTCCCCAACGCCACACGGACACTGGACGAAATGCGGCGAAACGGTGTCTCGCTGGTGTTGGTCAATAGTCACTTCAGCTTGAGCTTCCCGCGCCCATATCTGCCCAACCTGATCGAGGTTGGAGGATTCCATGTCAaccgaaaaacaaatccactTCCTGAG GACATAAAAGCATTCATCGAGCAGTCCGAACACGGTGTGATATACTTCTCGTTGGGATCTAACCTTAAACCGTCCAAAATGGATCAGCGCAAGCGTAACGATATCGTCCGAGTACTATCGAGCCTTAAACAGAACATTATCTGGAAGTGGGACGACGATACGCTCGTTCTGGATAAGACGAAATTCTTGCTCGGAAAGTGGTTCCCGCAGGACGATATTTTGGCTCATCCGAACGTGAAGCTGTTCATCACACACGGTGGTTTGCTGAGCTGTACGGAATCAATCTACCACGGCGTTCCGATCGTGGGCATTCCGATCTTTGGTGATCAACTGTTGAACATGGCACGTGCAGAACAGTCTGGTTGGGGCATTGGTGTGGCCTACACGAAACTGAACGAGCAAACGTTCAGTAAGGCAATTAACGATGTTCTCAGTGATAAGAG TTATGCCACAAACGTGAAAACCATCTCCCGAAGACTTAGAGATCAACCTCTCGCTCCTATGGATACGGCCAAGTTCTGGGTGGAGTATGTTCTACGGCACGATGGCGCGAAACATCTTATATCTTCGGCGCAAGATCTTAACTTCATGCAGTACAACAATTTGGACGTGTacctgtttgtgtgtgcagtgGTTGCAACGACACTAATGCTGATTAGGTTAAGCGTTAAAAAGCTTTTCAATATGCTATTTCGTAGAAAGGCAAAGCAAATAAGCACCAAAAAGAGAAATTAg